The window TGAGATATCACTTGTAAACATGTCACTGTAAATGATGTGGAATGCCCGTTATTTGAACTCACACAGACAGCTAACTGAACAGAATAAATATAGACAAGCATCCAGCAAAGATAATTAAGAATATTGAACTGGGGTGCAAAAGTCCAAAAGCAATTATTCATGTGAAATTATCCAGGTGATGATCCACCAAGGACAATTTTGTTTCTGTAATCCAAGACAGTCAATAAGTGTCAAATGTAATTATAAATGATGATCACCTAGGAACTAAAGAGAGAAATTCTGTCAGCCTTTAGGTTATACCCACTATAAATGCGAATGGAAATTCAGCCCACACAATGAGAGAATAGCCTGATCAGACTTTACCCTAACTTATCTAAAAAAATGGATAACGAGGTGAATCAACAGTACCTAGTGCATACAGCAAATAATCCCATTAGCACTGTAAAGTATCCCAATCTTTTATAAAGTGAAGTGGAtgccaaccaataaaaagatgaGACCAAAAATACCATCAAAATATAGTTTTTAAAGAAGCTTTGAATAACCTTTCATCAGATATGGATGCATGGAAAAACATCAATCTAAAACATTAATTCCAtttcctctccacagatgctgtctgatttcCAATATCtctggctttttttttgtttcagatttccaatattcACAGTAAATTCTTTTgaataaatgtaaacatttagaCAGGAATTTCCAAGATTAGATTAGAGCCAAGTGATCAAAGATTCTATAAGGGAGGATGGAATGCATTGGAAAGAAGAGGCATAAGATTTGAGGATATTATTTTGGGGAAAATTCCAGTAGAAAAGGACATATTCCAACAGGACTTGGAAATGAAAATGAGGATTTTAATTGCAGTGCATTGAGGAAAAGGTAGCAAAAATAAAGCACATCTTATTGTGGGATAAAATGGGGGTGGCAGTATTTGGGATGAgatgcagttttttaaaaataatgaggaTATTGGCAACAAATCAAGAATTAATATCTGTGTGAATAAGATGATGGGGTGAAGTTGGAATATTAGTGGACAACGTTTCAAGTGCAAACTATGTGGTTTGTATTAATGGACAGGATGTAGGGTCTGAATAGGGCTAATGTTGGTTAAAAGCAAAGTTTACAACCTGGAGTGGAATGAATTCAGGGCAAGGGTAAGAATTCTTAGGCAGAAACTGAATGGGGTGGCTTTAGTCTTTTTGCTGTTTACCTGGAGAAAGATCAGGGTCATCCATAACTGGTTTTGCTGAGCAAGGAATCTGACAGCACATAGAGTGTAGCCCAGTTGAGTGTCGAGGAAGTAAGGTAATGGTGAGTTTTGCAGCATACAGAAATTGATGGATACCAACAGATAATGTCTCCATGTGGCAACTTCTCTACAGGCAACTATGTGGGGATAAAAAGAGGAACTTTAAAATAAAGTGAGCTGCAATTTCCTCCAGCTATTCTAGGGAAAGACTCCATTGCCCTTCCCATAAACTTCAACTTCTTGCAAGCTTGCAGCAGTACTGCCTTGGTTAGACAGAAGCCCTGTCAACCCCAGGAGAATGAAGATACTCTCAATAGGATTACTTGACAACATGACAACACTATTGTATGGTCACTGAGTGCAGTCTTATTCTAGCCCAGCTGAAAGCCCTACAATACGTTTCTGGAAGGTCCTTTggcaaaaaaaagtaatttagtGCTCTCTAAGTTTAGAACGTTAATTGCCTTGAGAGCAAAACTCTATGGACATGTGAACATCAAAAGCAGAACTCCAACGTGATTGCACTTTGCTCAGTCCATCTCGCATCACCCTTCAAAAGAGCCCTTGTTTTCCCACTAGGCGCTACCACGGGCAGATCCCGACCTCCAGCAATCAGCTGCAGCCCAAATGAAATCCACCCTCGTTTCCTGCCGCAGGGCCCTCGCTCTATTCTGAATCCCGAATCCATTTCAAGTAACACAAAACGTCGCAAATATCAATGCtggattgcttttttttaatcaatcacCTGGAATCCATGCCATAAAGCTCAAGTCAACACATCCTACAGATTTTATATTATTCTGGGTGTTAATATTAGCGTTTACAACGGGAGTGAGTTTCGTGGGATTTCCTTTTGTGAAACGATGTACAAGTAAGCGGAAAGTAGGCTGAAGTGCATTCCAGAACTTACATGTTGGTGTTAGCCGTTGATGTAAGCCATTCTCCAGCCAGTCCGATAATGTCAAGACCAGAAGACAGCTGGTTGAAGAACCGAGGATGCCCtgcagaaaattaaaataaaatgttaaaagtgCGGAAAATAATTTCAATCTTCAAGTGATTTCGTCCAGTTTTCTACTGGATAGATGTTCATGCCTACAACTGTTTTTGGTAACATTCCGCAAATATTAGCCATTATTTACTTAGTTGTAATTCTAAAATAAAACACCAAATACATCTAGCTATAAATTAAATGAATgaagaaacatttattttaaaaaatgacacgaggtggggttttttttgtggaaaaaaaatgatttctgCTCCCTATGTTCGAACATTTTAATTCTATAAGTAAATGCCCGAGATTAACTTTTAGCTTTTTCCAAAAATTGAGTGGCAAGAATATGAAACACACAGAACGTATGCTTCGGTGGCTATCAGTGTCCCTCTCTTCGCCAATTTAGTTTCTTCATGTGGTATTCGCTCTGGAATTAGTGTTAATTAAATGCATAAGCATTCCCATTAGATCTTCCGCTGCAAGGCTTTCTACGCGGGTCACAAGTTCTTATCAAAGCGTGTATTTTTTTTGTGCACTCTGACAAACGTTAAGAAAATGCTTTGAAAATATGGTACAACACAACCCAGAGACAAAACAGCTTGCATTTCTGTCCCGGAGTGATTTAACATATTATAGCATCAACATTTAGTCTGGAATTGAACAGCTGAGAAATGTTTAATCTCTTAGAACCAGTCTCGATTCAGAGAAAACTCTAATCCAAAAAGGATTCAATCTTTTAGTAAGCTTCACCGGCTGGGTCGGAGTGGTCGATTCCTGACTGGAAAGGGCGACGGCAAGTATTGATTTCAAGAGGCTTTAATAGGCTACCTAGGTACTGAAAATACTAACTGAGAGTCATTGAGGAATATTCACGTTTTTCAAGATATGAGCATCTCTAACTAATCCAGCCTTTCCTGCCCATCACTGATTGCCCTTGAAAAGGTGGCAGTGAGCCACTTTCTCTCACTGCAGCAACTGAATGAATGGCTTGCAATTTCAAAGGGCGAGTAAGAGCAAACTACTGTAGGCCATGGTTCATTTGTGGGATCGAAGCACGCAAGGACAGCAGGTTTATTTCCGCGAAGGACATCAGTGAACGAGACTGTTTTATACAACGATCCCGCAGACCGTGATCATCCTAATGATGGGTAAACATTGCTTCAAACCCCGGGTTATTCCACCATCGCCAAATGCGACGCTATTGGAGTAATTTAATCACTGCATTCCGCAAGTCACCTTCAGCAAAGTAGCTGTGTCATTCTTTCTCACATTTACTGTCATCTTTTAATTGAGTTTATTAACGAAATGTTCATTCCACGGGTAACCAACGTGATATTACGTGCTTTGGGCCTTTAGAAATAAAATAATTCCCGCAAAATACCAATAAGACACCCCTCGTGTATTGCATGATGGCACCATGAAGCAAAGGTCTTTAAGTttgcaattaaaaagaaaaatacttaTCTCCGAGAACTTCCTTTGGATTTGGAACTATTGGTTTAAAAATTGAATGATTTAAGTTGAAAAGAACATTCAATTAGTTCCACTTCGGGAATAAAACATAACTTTTATAGTATATTTACCTTATAAATGATAACAAATGCTTGATAATGCAACCATTAAAATGGATCACATTTGACGCTTATGGACACAGAAGGATGCAGTTGAATGTCTATCCTTCAGTACGATCTAGTTCGACCAGTTCCACTGTTATGGATTGAACAGGACAGTGTATGTCGTTTCGTGGCAATTTTACAGCTGGAGCTGTGACATGGACATTACTGCACAATTTACGGGAGAAGATTCTGGCCTTTGACGTGAATTGCTTGGTTTGAAACATGCTGACTGGCTTTATACTATAAAACTGATGAACTGAGGAAGTGATTTATTTATTACTCAGCAGAGTGAAGAACGCCAAATATGTTTTCTTCACACCCGATCATTTGAAAATGCTGAATTAGGGAGGGGAAACGCGTCTCAAAAGGAGATTGACAAGACTCGACAGAAAGCAAGACAGGACAATATGTCGAGCAGCATCCGTGAGAGAAAAAAGAATGGgctcagaacccttcatcaatctGTGAGCAGGGCCTTTCTGCTGTTGTCCTTGAATAAGAGTTGTTGTATATCAAAAATCCAGAGCCAACGCGCAAAACACTGTAGATGGTTCCATTAAATATCAATGCATTAAGTAAATCAGCACTGATATTGTTCTCTTTATTTAACTGCGACTAATGAGGTGTTTAATATTCCATTACATTAGACATGGTCACCCATTTGAAGGCAGCAGATAACACCTGACGCTCAGCACTCTATATTTGTTTTGCTTTTGTCTGAGTAAATATTCGATGTCAGACAGCGCCGAATTTGTCATTTAGCCAGAGTCCATACCAGGGCTGTAGTTCCTCACTGGAGGCAGGATGAAGAATTATAATGGCAAAGTGCCTAATTCCTCCGGTGAACGGTCTAAATGTCCTGATCGGTCAGAATTACACTATTGCACAAAAACATTGAAGATTGAAAACAAAACCTTTTTGTAACATTTAGCAATTCACAATATCTTTACAAATTACTGAGCATCATCTTAAATGCGGATTCAGGGGAGCTCAATATAGTCACTGTCATTTATGAATCTCCGTCGCCTTGTGCTCAGTCAAATGGTTGACTGCGTTTCGTTAATTACAACGTGATGAGTCTCGGAATGAATAGGATGTCATCGTACGGAACAACGTCCATAGCAATCTTTGAAGTACCAAATCCGGAGCAAAACAAAACAACCCGacttggggagggagagagaaaaagagggggaattggagagggagggaaggaaggaaggaaagaaagaaaatgcgTGCCTTGGTTAAAAGGCAGCCGGCAGCTGAGATCAACTCTCGCCTGGCCAAAAGGCTGTCCGCATGAGTGGATGGGAGGAAAAGGGGATCGGGAAGCATTCTTCAGGATAATTTCTGACCACTGTCGACATTTGAGAATAATTCCCCAATGAGAGGTTATCGGGGTCCTACCTCATTGCGACGATATAtctataataaataaaaattaagtttatataggCAGTCTTCAATTTATGGACCCAATTGCAATGTTTTGTTGTTATTCGCGATAAGAAATGGTACTACATAGTTTGCGATCGATGTGTACGGTATACCTATCTCACGAAATGCAAAGCACGATTTAGCGATTGTAGGAACAGAACCGTTCCCATATCACACAATATTCATCCATTCGACAATTTTGGCCAGATAGAATTATCACTCGAATGCAGCATGTCTTTGTTTCATTTCCTGGGGGCGGATATATGCCAAGATCATATAAAAATCGAGTGGGCGACCATTACACAACAACACAAGTGACTGCTCGATTCTCATCGGCCGTTTTGCATAACACATGCGCATACTAAATCTATTCGACACGATCGTCGACGAACGAGGAATTCAGACGGATCGACTAACGGTGTTCATTCGGGAGACATTCCAACCATCAAAGAATGCAAATGCTCTTCCCTGCTGAAAATAGCAATTTCGAAAGGTTATGGAAAAATATTCAATGGTATTAACCTTGAAGGATTTTGAGGTTTACCTGTCCTAACGCCATACTTCAGCGTGTCCCTGCAGTCCACTAGTATCTGCTCAAGAGATTCAGGGTTGTCCGAAAGCTCGAGGTTAAAGCCTTCTATTCCCTCCAGGAGTTGATGTGGGTGATGAAAGTCCAGTACTTTCGTTGACCTATCGAAAGTTTTCTTTATATAGTTGAGAAGAATATCCACTACTTCCAGGAGGAATTGTGTAGTTTGTTCTTCCCCATTTTTGGCTGGTAACAAGTCTGGAAAATAATACGTTGCACAAACCTTGTTTTTATTCCAACAGCAAGATGGAAGAAACAACACACCAAACAGCCAATGTCTTCAATAAACACAAGCATACTTTTATAAAACGTATTGATGCCACAGTTTTACATAATAAATCAATAAAGATTAGCGTAAGACTTCTAAAAGTCTATTGATTTCAAACGTGTAATGTCCTTTAGAAAACGTGGCAACATGTTAAGTAACTCGAGCTTAATATTAAAGCATCCACGTTATATGCGCGTTATCCCCGCATTTGAATATTACTTGTGATTATGGTTGGGGCTAAACTTGCAATTTCCCAATCACCAAAATTACCTCTGGCGTAGAGATTGGAAAAATCAGTTTCCGTGCGTCTGAATATCGAGCTTCTGTCGCTGTTTCCGCTGGAGTTCAGGATCTTGGATGACTGCCGATCCTTCAGCGAACTTACCGTCCTGCTTTTGTCCTCGATGCTGTTCGTCCGTTGTAAAAAACCTACATCATTAAGAGAAAGATCTGTAAGAGATTGCTTCCTTCCCCGTCCAAACATCGTGTATGGTTTTGTCTCGTTTGAAGGTAATTATAGGAGGAAGGTGTCGAGTAgcaagtgggaagaagctgcttattAGAGTTCCACTGTAACCCGCAACAGATAATTTATATGGAATATTTGCTGGTAGGAGGCTGAGGTCACGATGTCGTCAGCACAAACCGACCATGCGAAAATAAATATTCGTTGTTTAGTGTACTGGTAAATTGTAGTTAAATAAACCCGACATAATAGACGGTCAGAGGCAGCCACTAGGGCCGAGTCAGCAAGACCCTCCGGGCAAACTTTCCAGTCTGTCaaggtgaaaggaaccatgatgaaTGAAGGTTTGTACCCACTGTCTTCCGATTTAAATCCAATGCATTGGCTAATCATTTCTAACCAGTTATTTATACCATTCCGCCCGAAATTAACCAGCATATCAACACTTCAACTGAGATCTAAAACTCCCCTCAGTTAAGTCAATATTGTTGCTCGTTCGGTTATGTCTGTATTCTTAAAACGTTCTTAACCTGGGCGAAGGGTTTGCATTTTGACAATAATTTACATTGTAACAAAACAGCTTCATAGGTTTTCAATTTCAAGCAGTGTCAGGACGTTGGGAAACCGCTGCGCCAAACGTCAAAGATCTGCTCCACGAATCTTTCTTCTACCTTAGCCCTGGGCTTGATTTTGACCAGTACTTGCTGAAACAGAATTAAATCTCCAAATCTGAAACAACAATTATGGCTCAACCCTACGGTCCTATTTCGCCGTTCCATCAGAAAATTAAGACGTGTGTGACTTTTTGACCAGAGTGTCAGCAAGATCTCGGACTTCAGCTGAAGTGGAACTTTTTGTCAGATGTTCGGAGCAGATCGATTGAATATTTTCGTCCGTGCGTGTCCTCGATGTAGGCTGAAGATGGCGTTCTTGGTATAATTGCAAGACTTGCAATGTGCAAACATAATTCAAAATCTGCACGTTTCGTAGGCCCATTCATTAATTCCAGTATTAATTTCCCTTCACCAGCCGTCTGTTAAAACGGTCACACGAAATACAACTCGTCTACCGTCAAAGTGCCAGCCTATTATTAACCTAACACGATGTAACTAACTCGACAAGAACCAGTGCTCCTCTTCATAATTTATCCAGGCTAGTCTGCTTTTATGTTGGTAATTTTGGGAGATTGTGCTCGCTGGCCGTGCTATCTCAGAAAACAGCGAGGTGACGAATAGGCTTTTAATAAGTTTCCCATTAATCTGTTCCCCGGAGGAAGGCGGTGCCTGTGCAGATAAGGGCGATGaatccagagagaaaaaaaggctCTGCAAATCGACGATACCAAatcacaccttttaatttcatcTTAACAATAAGATTTTTGGGGTCTTCAAAACGGCGGTGTACTTCCCACAATAACAATCACCGCTGTGGAAAAGTGATTAACTCAGTAGATGGAATATTCTACAATTGGAGGCACTATGAAATGCCTTTCTGGCAGCGAACAACCAGCTTTTAAAAGCCCAGCCAGTGTCCAACATTCCCTTTGTATGAATCGGCCAGAATAGATAAAACCAGCATCTCGCCTCTACACTTTAAAATGCTTGAGAAAgtaaaagaagaaatattttatGCACCCTACGTTTTGTTTTAACCAGGAATGAACTACACAACTCGTTTTTCACCAGTAAGCGACTATACTAACTGTCAAAAATGCGCTAAGGCCTGGGTGATTTGGTTAGAAGCACATTTCCAGATACGGAATGCAAACTTTAGAGATTGTGCAGATTTGGGTGAGAGCGGAGATTAGTTCAGGTCAACTCAAGTCTTGACACGTTTTGCCACCAGACGGCGCACCAGTTTCCAGTGGTGACTCCGAAACCTGCCACATTTATTCTACACCACAGGTCACACAATTGGCGTCGTTTATTTTTTCATATATAGATTTCCGCTGCAAATTTATGTCCATGTTTGACAAAATACTGAAATATCTGGCAATAGGAATGTTTGGCGTCAAGGAGAAGGGGGTACATCAAAGATGGTTAACATGGCAACGTAAAATTCTTCTGATGACGATGCCTTTAAAGATTATTTGTGAAGGGAAATTGGGACACAAACATTTCTTGGAATGGAATCTTAAAGCTTTACATGAATAACGTTGTTGCGAGGGTGCAACTAGGTGTTCGAAGTTCATTTGTATTGAATATCCTTTGATCTGGATGGCAAGATTGAGCTGAGGCGGTAAAGTTAAGAGCAAAAGTTGAATCTCAATACCCCAAGCTCTACATTATGACATGTAAAGATTTGGGGGCAATTAAAAGGATGATGGCATCTCAGAAAATGCACGTCGTCGGGGGTCAAAAAAAAAGGAGAGCGATTGAGCGCGCAACTCACACATGGACAATAAAGATTATGCCAACCAAGCAGCAGCGAGGATTAATTGAAAAGAATCCATGGTTATTCAGGCATTGTAAAAACCCATTTTCGGAGAGCCATCATCGACGTCTCCACAGTTCGACCATGATTAAATTTATTGCCCTAAATTAATTGTGGCAAATTTAATTAGGTTGTGTATTACTGATTTTCGCTTTGACAAGGTCAAGAGTTTCATTGCTAATTATAAAAaaagtcctcaatgcaaaacaacaTCATCATTTACCAAAGCTCCAAAGTTATCAATAGCTCTGGGGAGTTGCATTAAGTCCACACGAAATGTAAATTCTCTGGCATTCAGAGAACTAATGCTAAGTACACTGGTTTAGGGTACAACTAGTATATGTCGCATCATTTCtccgacattaaaaaaaaatccccatgtCACATAGTAGCTAGGCAGTAATCAAAAATAAAATCCCGGCGCTCTCTGACCAACGGAATGTTTCCAACAGTTTTTGTGTTATACTGTATTAATATATTGGAACCTCATCATTGCA of the Narcine bancroftii isolate sNarBan1 chromosome 4, sNarBan1.hap1, whole genome shotgun sequence genome contains:
- the LOC138762149 gene encoding glutamate decarboxylase 1 isoform X4, translated to MASSAPSSSGVGQDSNSSNLRPGDRNTTYDTWCGVAHGCTRKLGLKICGFLQRTNSIEDKSRTVSSLKDRQSSKILNSSGNSDRSSIFRRTETDFSNLYARDLLPAKNGEEQTTQFLLEVVDILLNYIKKTFDRSTKVLDFHHPHQLLEGIEGFNLELSDNPESLEQILVDCRDTLKYGVRTGHPRFFNQLSSGLDIIGLAGEWLTSTANTNICL